In one Spirosoma rigui genomic region, the following are encoded:
- the corA gene encoding magnesium/cobalt transporter CorA, producing the protein MSKHRHYRSAEKTLGTSPGTLTYIGEEIEHAIKIKRIEYNATEYHVDDSSKLSACQLPRSTTPYVNWLDVDGIHDPNVVSALGQQYQLHPLLLEDVMNTEQKPKIDMYDDVAMPGNGAANGADGARYSLKPVVFVTLKMLHHNRQRQEIDAEHVSLVLGQNYLISFQEERTKDIFEPVIDRIKASAGKTRRNGPDYLMYALMDVIVDHYFVITERIGDKMDELEDQIVQQRASQQTLGMLYVLKREMAMIRRAVYPLRDVISTLLREESDLITKNTLPYWRDLSDHVNQVIETLDSHRELVAGLMDVYYSIVSNRMNSVMKTLTIVSAIFIPLTFIAGIYGMNFDNMPELRTKTGYFWILGVMTVIALGEIIYFKRRGWM; encoded by the coding sequence ATGTCGAAACACCGGCACTATCGTTCGGCCGAGAAAACCCTCGGAACCTCACCCGGCACCCTCACCTACATTGGCGAAGAAATTGAACACGCGATCAAGATCAAGCGGATCGAGTACAACGCCACGGAGTACCACGTCGATGACAGCAGTAAACTGAGTGCCTGCCAGCTACCCCGTTCCACAACGCCTTACGTCAACTGGCTCGATGTCGACGGTATTCATGATCCCAATGTGGTGTCGGCCTTGGGACAGCAGTACCAGTTGCACCCGCTGCTGCTGGAGGACGTGATGAACACCGAACAGAAGCCCAAAATCGATATGTACGATGACGTGGCTATGCCCGGCAACGGGGCCGCGAATGGTGCCGATGGTGCGCGGTACAGCCTCAAGCCGGTTGTCTTTGTCACCCTCAAAATGCTGCACCACAACCGGCAGCGGCAGGAGATCGACGCCGAGCACGTAAGTCTGGTGCTGGGCCAGAATTACCTGATCTCGTTTCAGGAGGAGCGTACGAAAGATATTTTCGAGCCGGTGATCGACCGGATCAAAGCGTCGGCGGGAAAGACCCGGCGCAACGGACCCGACTACCTGATGTATGCGCTGATGGACGTGATCGTCGACCATTATTTCGTGATTACCGAACGGATTGGCGACAAGATGGATGAGCTGGAAGACCAGATCGTGCAACAGCGCGCCAGTCAGCAAACGCTGGGTATGCTCTACGTGCTCAAGCGCGAAATGGCCATGATCCGGCGGGCGGTATATCCCCTGCGCGATGTGATCAGTACGTTACTGCGGGAGGAGTCGGATCTGATCACGAAGAATACGCTGCCCTACTGGCGGGATCTGTCCGACCATGTGAACCAGGTGATCGAAACCCTCGATTCGCACCGTGAACTGGTTGCGGGGCTGATGGATGTGTATTATTCGATTGTCAGTAACCGCATGAACTCGGTGATGAAAACGCTGACGATTGTGTCGGCTATTTTCATTCCTCTCACGTTCATTGCCGGTATTTATGGAATGAACTTTGACAATATGCCCGAGTTACGCACGAAAACCGGCTATTTCTGGATTCTCGGCGTGATGACGGTCATTGCCCTGGGCGAAATTATTTACTTCAAACGACGGGGCTGGATGTGA
- a CDS encoding DNA-3-methyladenine glycosylase family protein: MQTTDPALLHLTRDPVMARLIAETPAPKLFTDYEDDVYLALLESIVSQQISVKAADAIFARLCGLFPNNYPKADALLALPFDDLRAAGLSGQKVKYVQSVADFSLTNRLDRPFFDPMTDEEVVQYLLPIKGIGRWTVEMLLMFVLDRPDVFPIDDLVIRQRMMLAYPERTSGLTGKALYRVLHDIAEEWRPYRTTASRYLWRWKPVANQ; encoded by the coding sequence ATGCAAACGACTGATCCGGCTTTACTGCATCTGACCAGGGACCCCGTCATGGCACGGCTCATCGCCGAGACACCCGCGCCAAAACTGTTTACCGATTACGAAGACGATGTGTACCTGGCCCTGCTGGAAAGTATCGTGTCGCAGCAGATTTCGGTGAAAGCGGCCGACGCCATTTTCGCCCGACTGTGTGGGCTCTTCCCCAACAACTATCCCAAAGCTGATGCGCTGCTGGCCCTCCCCTTCGATGACCTGCGGGCCGCCGGCCTGTCGGGGCAGAAGGTGAAATACGTCCAGAGCGTAGCCGATTTTTCGCTGACTAACCGGCTGGACCGCCCCTTTTTCGATCCCATGACCGACGAGGAGGTTGTGCAGTACCTGCTTCCGATCAAAGGAATAGGCCGGTGGACGGTGGAGATGCTGCTTATGTTTGTCCTCGACCGGCCTGATGTATTTCCCATCGATGATCTGGTCATTCGCCAGCGCATGATGCTCGCGTACCCGGAGCGAACCAGCGGCCTGACCGGAAAAGCGCTGTATAGAGTACTGCACGACATTGCCGAAGAATGGCGCCCCTACCGCACTACCGCCAGCCGGTACCTGTGGCGGTGGAAACCCGTAGCGAATCAGTAG
- a CDS encoding DUF4403 family protein yields MNTQRIIGLLFFIAALVGAVSCNRVKSAPPVTQTFEPAIVDPVSFVAADITFNIRDLERKINQALKPVLVKEEAFEGRKGEAWRIRVERTGPVRIKYANRRVSFSAPLQVWYSNPIGLRKDKKSRPLCALAVSFVSPLSVASNWRLNTKVSLENYHWIEQPTVRLLGVKVNVRNLAENLLNKRRADIESVIDKAVHDELRLDKQVNKIWNDMQKPMRISRQPQQIWLIPRPFSVAVAPVSGNTKQITLPVQIAFRVDTRFGEMPVVEHLEKLPRLLRRNKVPDASRLQVLVRVPYADMNQVLAQTLNKQKLDLAGGRVKIKKATVYGGGRSLILKADVGGAVNGTLYFRGHPAYDTLDNTLRVQDMDFDVVTKERFLATADWLLHDSLRDTLQSVMVVPLKYEVESLPQKIETAFARGKVGKKTALDVDRFRLVPQKIVIRPENIEILIKVESKVDLLVKRL; encoded by the coding sequence GTGAACACACAACGAATCATCGGACTTCTGTTTTTTATCGCGGCTCTGGTCGGGGCTGTCAGCTGTAACCGTGTTAAATCGGCACCGCCCGTAACCCAGACATTTGAGCCTGCCATTGTCGACCCCGTCTCGTTTGTAGCGGCCGATATCACCTTCAACATCAGGGATTTAGAGCGCAAGATCAACCAGGCCCTGAAGCCCGTGCTGGTCAAGGAAGAAGCCTTCGAAGGAAGGAAGGGTGAAGCCTGGCGTATACGGGTCGAACGTACCGGCCCCGTCCGGATCAAATACGCCAACCGGCGGGTGTCATTCTCGGCCCCGCTGCAGGTCTGGTACAGCAACCCGATCGGGCTGCGCAAGGATAAAAAAAGCCGGCCGCTCTGTGCCCTCGCCGTAAGTTTTGTGAGTCCGCTCAGCGTAGCGTCGAACTGGCGGCTCAACACAAAGGTCAGCCTGGAAAATTACCACTGGATCGAGCAGCCTACCGTTCGGCTGCTGGGCGTCAAAGTGAACGTCCGCAACCTGGCCGAGAACCTGCTCAACAAACGCCGGGCCGATATTGAATCGGTCATCGATAAAGCCGTCCACGACGAACTGCGGCTCGACAAGCAGGTAAACAAGATCTGGAACGATATGCAGAAGCCGATGCGGATCAGTCGCCAGCCTCAGCAAATCTGGCTCATTCCCCGCCCGTTCAGCGTCGCGGTGGCGCCTGTCAGCGGCAACACCAAACAGATCACACTGCCCGTCCAGATTGCGTTTCGGGTAGATACCCGTTTCGGTGAGATGCCCGTTGTCGAGCATTTGGAGAAGCTGCCGCGGCTCCTGCGACGCAACAAGGTGCCCGATGCATCGCGTTTGCAGGTGCTCGTCCGGGTACCCTACGCCGACATGAACCAGGTGCTGGCCCAGACGCTGAACAAGCAGAAGCTCGATCTGGCCGGTGGACGCGTCAAGATCAAGAAAGCCACCGTCTACGGGGGCGGCCGGTCACTGATTCTGAAAGCCGACGTTGGGGGAGCGGTGAACGGGACGCTGTATTTCCGGGGGCACCCCGCCTACGATACCCTCGACAACACCCTGCGGGTGCAGGATATGGATTTCGACGTCGTGACCAAAGAGCGTTTCCTGGCTACCGCCGACTGGCTTCTGCACGACAGCCTCCGCGACACACTCCAGTCGGTAATGGTGGTGCCCCTCAAGTACGAGGTGGAGTCGCTGCCCCAGAAAATCGAAACGGCCTTTGCGCGGGGTAAAGTCGGCAAGAAAACGGCGCTCGACGTTGACCGATTCCGGCTGGTACCGCAAAAGATCGTGATCCGCCCCGAAAACATTGAAATCCTGATCAAAGTGGAGTCGAAGGTCGACCTGCTGGTGAAGCGGCTCTAA
- a CDS encoding FeoB-associated Cys-rich membrane protein: MQELIVLLIFVGALGYLGNRAYQSFFKKEAGCGKGCGCATDGKAEKALVKERL, from the coding sequence ATGCAGGAACTGATCGTATTACTGATATTTGTTGGGGCCCTGGGCTACCTCGGAAATCGCGCGTATCAGAGCTTCTTCAAAAAAGAGGCCGGATGCGGCAAAGGGTGCGGCTGCGCAACCGATGGGAAGGCAGAAAAAGCACTCGTGAAAGAAAGACTATAA
- a CDS encoding YfiT family bacillithiol transferase yields the protein MLDLDTLRYPIGRFDEQQTFTLADTKQHLAAIGALPVRLTELVGKWGDDRLDTPYRPGGWTVRQLVHHLADSHMNGYIRTKMALTEANPTIKPYEEGEWANLSDSRLDLAPSLVILRSLHQRWVAVLDALDEAGLQRTYYHPGSGRTVTLAEQAANYAWHGEHHYQHAHTLAERNGWLPKNG from the coding sequence CGATGAACAGCAGACGTTTACGCTGGCCGATACCAAACAGCACCTTGCCGCCATCGGTGCGTTACCCGTCAGACTCACCGAACTCGTGGGTAAGTGGGGCGACGACCGGCTCGATACGCCCTACCGCCCCGGCGGCTGGACGGTGCGACAGCTGGTACATCACCTGGCCGATAGCCACATGAACGGCTACATCCGTACCAAAATGGCCCTCACCGAAGCCAATCCCACCATCAAACCCTACGAAGAGGGGGAGTGGGCGAACCTGTCCGATTCGCGGCTCGACCTGGCCCCGTCGCTGGTGATCCTGCGCAGCCTGCACCAGCGGTGGGTGGCTGTGCTGGATGCCCTTGACGAAGCGGGGTTGCAGCGCACCTACTACCACCCCGGTAGTGGCCGCACCGTTACGCTGGCCGAGCAGGCCGCCAACTACGCCTGGCACGGCGAACACCACTACCAGCACGCACATACCCTCGCTGAACGGAACGGATGGCTGCCGAAAAATGGTTAA